GCTCCGTCGAAACCGAAGGAGGACCCGTCGGCGCCCGTGATGGTGCTCTCGAAGCGGGCGCGGACCTGGGCGAGGCCCGGCGCCAGCGCCACGACATCCGTATCCCGGTACTCCGTCTCGATGCGCATCCCCGGAGGGAACGCTCCCAATGCGGCCCGGACATCCGCCGCGCTCCGATATTGGAGCACGCCGTTCTCATAGAAGCGGAAGTTCGGGGATTCGGAGTAGAAGTCGCCGGCGGCCTCCCAGTCCGCCGCCGTCCCGAGGTCTCGGAACTCCTGCATCGCCGCCGCCACGCTGTCGCGGATCGCCGCGGCGTGCGCCTCGGGCAACGGCGCGGCGTCGGCCCCGCACCCCAGGCCCACCCCTATCGTGAGGCACAAGCAGAACTTCGTTACGTTCGTCATATTCCTTCGATCACCATTCGGATCGATACGTTGACCTGTACGCGTAAACGACCTGTACGTGTAAACGGCGAAAGTTCGCAACCCGTTTCAGGAGTTCGATGATGAGGATCTTCCGCTGCCTTCCCGTCCTCTTCGCTCTGGCGTCGGCTGACGCCGCGCCTCCACCGCTGGCCGCTCAGGATGAGGAGAAGGCCGGACTCGATATCTCGCGGGGGTACATCCTGCCCGACGCGACGGTGCAGGATCTCTTCGCGACCGACCCCAACTACGCGACGCTGGACCAGGTCAGCCCGGATGGCGATCACTTTGTCGTGCCGCTCTCCACGGAGCTTTCGACGCTGGCCGAGGTGGGGGAGGAGACGCTGCGCCTCGGAATGCTGGAGATCCGGGCGCGCGCCGACCGTCCCTGGCACCTCGACATCTACGGTCTGTACGGTTTTCGATTCTACTCGCTGAGCGATCGCGCCTTTGTCGACGTAGACCTTCCCGAGGGGATCTACGTGAGCGACCTCATGTGGTCGCCGGACGGATCCCGGCTCGCCTTCCTCGCGCACCTCGAGGAGCGCACGGAGGCGTGGATCGCCGATACAGCCGACGGCAGCGTGACGCCGGCCGGCGACGTCCATGTGATCAGCTCCATCGGGACCTCGTCGCGGGGCCAGGGATCCGCGCCCTCGCGCATGCTGCAGTGGACGGCTTCAGGTTCTCTCCTCACGCTGGCGGCACCGGCGGACCGCGGATCCTCGCCGCCGGCTCCGGCGCTGCCGTCGGGGCCGACGATCCGCCACACGCGGGCGGAGGCGACGCCGACGCGCACGATGCCTTTCCTGCTGGAGGACGCGCACGGCGCGGACCTGTTCGAGCACTACACGCGCAGCCAGATCGTGGAACTGGCGCCCGGCCGGTCGCCCCGGCCGGTCGGCGAGCCGGGCATGTGGGAGTCGCTGTCGGTGAGTCCCGACGGACGTCATGTGATCGCCACCC
This genomic interval from Candidatus Palauibacter polyketidifaciens contains the following:
- a CDS encoding nuclear transport factor 2 family protein, which encodes MTNVTKFCLCLTIGVGLGCGADAAPLPEAHAAAIRDSVAAAMQEFRDLGTAADWEAAGDFYSESPNFRFYENGVLQYRSAADVRAALGAFPPGMRIETEYRDTDVVALAPGLAQVRARFESTITGADGSSFGFDGAVTMIWAHETGGWRILSGHSSAPVPRGG